One Aciduliprofundum boonei T469 genomic region harbors:
- a CDS encoding nicotinamide-nucleotide adenylyltransferase, whose product MRALIIGRFQPFHKGHLEVIKYIVSKYEDVIVGIGSAQYSHTLDNPFTAGERHLMISRSLEAEGIHNYYLVPIEDLHRNSIWVAHVESIAPPFDVVFANNPLIKRLFEERGYKIETPPFYDRKKYSGREIRRRIIHGEPWEQFVPEMVARTIKEIDGISRLRELAESDEE is encoded by the coding sequence ATGCGTGCTTTAATAATAGGCAGATTTCAGCCATTTCATAAAGGACATCTGGAAGTGATAAAATACATAGTTTCAAAGTACGAAGATGTAATTGTGGGCATAGGAAGTGCCCAGTATTCTCACACGCTCGATAATCCATTCACAGCAGGTGAGAGGCATCTAATGATTTCAAGAAGCTTGGAGGCTGAGGGAATTCACAATTATTACCTAGTGCCCATAGAGGACCTGCATCGCAATTCAATCTGGGTCGCACATGTGGAGAGCATAGCCCCACCATTTGATGTTGTTTTTGCAAATAATCCCCTAATAAAGAGATTGTTTGAAGAGAGAGGATACAAGATTGAAACTCCTCCATTCTACGATAGAAAGAAGTATTCTGGCAGGGAGATAAGAAGGAGGATTATACACGGAGAGCCATGGGAGCAATTCGTGCCTGAGATGGTTGCAAGAACAATAAAAGAAATCGATGGAATTTCTCGTTTGAGGGAGTTGGCTGAGAGTGATGAAGAGTGA
- the hpt gene encoding hypoxanthine/guanine phosphoribosyltransferase gives MKLLKESLKNAPVIMKGNYPYFIHPLTDGIPEIDPAVLKDAVNEIIKVIDIDNFDKIVAVEAMGLPIGVALSMELTKPMTVIRKRPYGLSGEVMVEQQTGYSKGKLYINSISSQDTLLLVDDVLSTGGTITAVVDGIKKIGAKISDIVVVVNKNRNIKEVEQKIGFKIKTIVNIEIVDGKVKVLD, from the coding sequence ATGAAACTTTTAAAAGAGTCTCTCAAGAATGCACCGGTAATAATGAAGGGAAACTATCCATATTTTATCCACCCGCTTACGGACGGAATTCCAGAGATAGATCCTGCCGTGCTCAAGGATGCTGTAAATGAAATAATAAAGGTAATAGACATTGATAATTTTGATAAGATTGTGGCAGTAGAGGCCATGGGTTTACCTATTGGTGTTGCTCTCAGTATGGAACTAACGAAGCCCATGACGGTCATAAGAAAAAGGCCCTATGGCTTATCTGGAGAGGTCATGGTTGAGCAGCAGACAGGATATTCTAAAGGTAAGTTATATATAAATTCCATATCCTCTCAAGATACCTTGCTCTTGGTGGATGATGTTCTAAGCACAGGAGGTACAATAACTGCTGTGGTGGACGGAATAAAGAAGATAGGAGCAAAGATAAGTGACATAGTGGTGGTTGTTAACAAAAACAGAAACATCAAAGAAGTAGAGCAAAAGATAGGATTTAAGATAAAGACAATAGTAAATATAGAAATAGTTGATGGAAAGGTTAAAGTTTTAGACTAA
- a CDS encoding CinA family protein: MKSEEKIGKILKKGGLKIAVAESCTGGLVGSKITDVPGASSYFLGGIVAYSNEIKMDILGVKKETLENFGAVSEECAREMAIGVSNLFKADVAIATTGIAGPSGGSKDKPVGLVYIGVKIGENIEVRKYVFKGKRMEIKDKIANKALEDAVIMLTK, translated from the coding sequence ATGAAGAGTGAAGAGAAAATAGGAAAAATTTTGAAAAAGGGAGGATTAAAAATAGCTGTTGCCGAGTCTTGCACAGGGGGATTGGTTGGAAGCAAGATAACTGATGTACCCGGAGCATCCTCTTATTTTTTAGGTGGGATTGTAGCATATAGTAATGAGATAAAAATGGATATATTGGGTGTTAAAAAAGAGACACTGGAGAATTTCGGTGCGGTGAGCGAAGAATGCGCAAGGGAGATGGCAATTGGAGTGAGCAATTTATTCAAAGCGGATGTGGCAATAGCAACTACAGGCATAGCCGGGCCTTCCGGTGGTTCAAAAGATAAGCCCGTTGGGCTAGTTTATATAGGTGTAAAGATAGGAGAGAACATAGAAGTGAGAAAATATGTATTCAAAGGAAAAAGAATGGAAATAAAAGACAAAATAGCCAATAAGGCCCTCGAAGATGCCGTAATTATGCTCACGAAATGA
- a CDS encoding VIT1/CCC1 transporter family protein: MDIIAIAKKFYQNEMRDSLIYEYLGHLEKRRELKTKLLGLANIEKRHAEFWKNFVEKRGERVKDVRLSSFKKFSLRILKLLLGSVYMVSLFEATESSTVSTYYNFYKDYNLSEEEKRELGNIILDELEHEKIFENEKKLLHAENIRDLVLGMNDGLVELLGAVTGLSAVYVNNPMIVGLSGLIVGVAGALSMGIGTYVSVRSQRQVNEGTRNRLSIVFSLSQERAKKEVKEKLEEMGLAGEVSDTAADYIVKKGKPENIIPKEDIDEGRAALYTGLAYILGVFFPVIPYFFAPTSYIALPFSVFLAGLALAIVSAIISVMSGISIKRKVAEMVVLGLGAATLSYLFGYVINIFFGASF; this comes from the coding sequence ATGGACATTATAGCCATTGCAAAAAAATTCTACCAAAATGAAATGAGGGATTCATTGATTTACGAATATCTTGGACATTTAGAGAAGAGGAGAGAATTGAAGACCAAGCTCTTGGGTTTAGCCAATATTGAAAAAAGACATGCCGAATTCTGGAAAAACTTTGTAGAAAAAAGGGGAGAAAGGGTAAAAGATGTGAGATTAAGCTCTTTTAAAAAATTTTCATTAAGAATTCTTAAATTGCTCCTAGGTTCTGTCTACATGGTATCCCTATTTGAGGCCACGGAGTCCTCCACAGTATCAACCTATTACAATTTTTACAAAGATTATAATCTCAGTGAGGAGGAAAAAAGAGAATTAGGGAATATAATACTCGACGAGTTAGAGCATGAAAAAATCTTTGAAAATGAGAAAAAATTGCTTCATGCCGAAAACATCAGAGACCTTGTATTGGGAATGAATGATGGTCTTGTAGAGCTCTTAGGTGCAGTCACAGGATTATCCGCAGTATATGTGAACAATCCTATGATTGTTGGGCTTAGTGGATTGATTGTGGGCGTTGCTGGAGCCCTATCCATGGGTATCGGTACCTATGTATCAGTTCGCTCTCAAAGACAAGTCAATGAAGGAACAAGGAATAGGTTAAGCATCGTGTTCTCCCTATCCCAAGAAAGGGCAAAAAAGGAAGTGAAAGAGAAATTAGAGGAAATGGGATTAGCAGGTGAGGTTTCCGATACTGCTGCAGATTACATAGTGAAAAAGGGTAAACCTGAAAACATAATCCCGAAGGAGGATATAGATGAGGGCAGGGCTGCCCTTTATACAGGTTTAGCTTATATCCTCGGTGTGTTTTTCCCTGTTATTCCATATTTCTTCGCACCTACATCTTACATTGCTCTTCCTTTCTCAGTTTTCTTAGCAGGATTGGCTCTAGCGATAGTTTCAGCAATAATTTCTGTCATGTCAGGCATATCCATAAAAAGAAAAGTTGCAGAGATGGTAGTGCTTGGTTTGGGAGCTGCGACTCTTTCATACCTATTCGGTTATGTAATAAACATATTCTTCGGTGCATCATTCTAA
- a CDS encoding dihydroorotate dehydrogenase, with product MLDVDIGKLHLKNPLILASGILDESGETMLRIAKNGAGGIVTKSIGKEPREGYENPVVYELPCGLLNAMGLPNPGIENYKDEIKIAKEGGVPIIGSIFGSNPEEFSYLAKKMEDYGADAVELNLSCPHAKGYGMEVGTDLELVEEIINSVKRAVKIPVWAKLTPNTNNIVEIAKAAENADAFVLINTLKAMAIDIDAKRPVLKNVFGGLSGKAIKPIGVRAVYEVYREIEKPIIGVGGIENGRDAIEYIMAGASAVEIGTALYTRGIEVFKEIAKEIEEWMNENGYSKISDIVGIAQVR from the coding sequence ATGCTCGATGTAGATATTGGCAAATTGCACCTTAAAAATCCACTTATTCTTGCATCTGGTATACTGGACGAATCAGGAGAGACCATGCTGAGAATTGCAAAGAATGGTGCTGGAGGTATAGTTACAAAATCCATAGGCAAAGAGCCCAGAGAGGGATATGAAAATCCTGTTGTCTATGAACTCCCCTGTGGACTTCTCAACGCCATGGGCCTTCCAAATCCAGGAATTGAAAATTATAAAGATGAGATAAAAATCGCAAAAGAAGGAGGAGTGCCAATAATAGGAAGTATATTCGGCTCCAATCCTGAAGAATTCTCGTACCTTGCCAAAAAGATGGAAGATTATGGTGCAGATGCCGTTGAATTAAATTTATCCTGTCCCCATGCTAAGGGTTATGGCATGGAGGTCGGAACAGATTTGGAACTTGTAGAAGAAATTATTAATTCTGTGAAGAGAGCAGTAAAAATCCCAGTCTGGGCAAAATTAACTCCCAATACGAACAATATTGTGGAAATTGCAAAGGCAGCTGAGAATGCGGATGCTTTCGTGTTAATTAATACTCTAAAGGCTATGGCCATTGATATTGATGCAAAGAGACCCGTTCTAAAAAATGTGTTCGGTGGATTATCCGGGAAGGCAATTAAGCCCATTGGAGTGAGAGCTGTATATGAAGTTTATAGGGAGATAGAGAAACCGATAATCGGTGTAGGCGGTATTGAAAATGGTAGGGATGCAATAGAGTACATAATGGCAGGTGCTTCTGCTGTGGAGATAGGCACTGCCTTATACACTCGAGGGATAGAAGTATTTAAAGAAATTGCAAAGGAGATAGAAGAGTGGATGAATGAAAATGGGTATTCTAAAATCTCAGATATTGTAGGAATAGCGCAGGTGAGATAA
- a CDS encoding phosphoribosyltransferase — MVERFRCQLVSWKDIERWSKNIVKEVMKSGYEPEIVIGLARGGLVPARLIADYLNIKDLYAVKTEHWGLTATPDGKAKLAQGLQISIDGKRVLVVDDITDTGQSLKLAVDHIKGHNPSEIRSATLLHITHSKYVPDYYSDEVPEDKWTWFIFPWNVYEDMRNLIPKTLYGPKDRYEIKNALKEQFQIDVRIRIISEVLRDLAKRGIIKKNGNKWELVK, encoded by the coding sequence ATGGTTGAAAGGTTCAGATGCCAGCTTGTTTCTTGGAAAGACATAGAAAGATGGTCAAAGAACATAGTTAAGGAGGTTATGAAAAGCGGTTATGAGCCTGAAATTGTAATAGGACTTGCCCGAGGAGGGCTCGTACCCGCAAGATTGATTGCAGATTATCTTAACATCAAGGATTTATATGCTGTAAAAACAGAGCACTGGGGATTAACAGCTACACCTGATGGTAAGGCAAAGCTTGCCCAAGGGTTGCAGATAAGTATTGATGGTAAGAGAGTGCTGGTGGTGGACGACATAACTGATACGGGACAGAGTTTGAAACTAGCAGTTGACCATATTAAGGGACATAACCCCTCCGAGATAAGAAGTGCGACTTTATTGCATATAACACATTCAAAATATGTCCCCGATTACTATTCTGATGAAGTGCCCGAGGATAAATGGACATGGTTCATTTTCCCATGGAATGTTTATGAGGATATGAGAAATCTCATTCCAAAGACATTATACGGGCCAAAGGATAGGTATGAAATTAAAAATGCGTTAAAGGAGCAGTTTCAGATTGATGTGCGCATAAGGATAATATCCGAAGTGTTGAGAGATCTTGCTAAGCGAGGAATTATAAAGAAAAATGGTAATAAATGGGAGTTGGTAAAATGA
- a CDS encoding dihydroorotate dehydrogenase electron transfer subunit, translating into MYRAVKIEKIKEETPTIKTFFFKDNSEPEPGQFYMIWLPGVDEFPMSISYIGDEKAFTVKKIGKGTSAMHKLKEGDKLWIRGPYGRGFKIEDGYALIIGGGSGMATLAPLIERVKGDIIIAARTKEELLFLDRFKDRNVYIATDDGSAGFKGFATELAKEVMDRRDYSIIYTCGPEIMMKKIIDMAIEKGIKVQASLERLMKCGIGICDSCSINGYRVCVDGPVFSNKELAEMKDLGKYKRDSSGRRVPI; encoded by the coding sequence ATGTATAGGGCTGTAAAAATAGAAAAAATAAAAGAGGAGACACCAACAATTAAGACATTTTTCTTCAAGGATAATAGCGAGCCAGAGCCGGGACAATTCTACATGATCTGGCTTCCCGGAGTGGACGAGTTCCCGATGAGCATCTCTTACATAGGCGATGAGAAAGCATTTACAGTCAAAAAAATAGGAAAAGGAACGAGTGCAATGCATAAATTGAAAGAGGGGGACAAACTATGGATACGAGGCCCCTATGGAAGAGGGTTCAAAATCGAGGATGGCTATGCTTTGATAATTGGTGGTGGCAGTGGTATGGCAACTCTTGCTCCATTAATTGAGAGAGTTAAGGGAGATATAATAATAGCCGCTCGAACAAAGGAGGAGCTTTTATTTCTGGACAGATTCAAGGATAGAAATGTGTATATAGCAACAGATGATGGTTCTGCTGGGTTCAAAGGGTTTGCAACGGAGCTTGCAAAAGAAGTGATGGATAGGAGAGATTACTCAATCATTTATACCTGTGGCCCCGAGATTATGATGAAAAAAATAATAGATATGGCAATTGAAAAAGGGATAAAGGTACAGGCATCCTTAGAGAGATTGATGAAATGCGGTATAGGAATCTGCGATTCTTGCAGTATAAATGGATACAGGGTATGCGTTGATGGACCTGTGTTTTCGAATAAAGAGCTTGCAGAGATGAAAGATTTGGGAAAGTATAAGAGAGATAGTTCGGGTAGAAGGGTTCCAATATGA